A stretch of Macrobrachium rosenbergii isolate ZJJX-2024 chromosome 12, ASM4041242v1, whole genome shotgun sequence DNA encodes these proteins:
- the LOC136844449 gene encoding uncharacterized protein produces MRFFLVIITLLYVSSEVVIREGALLEKKGFVKLIKDIGIVSIDITSVLISEITLKDVQRELKSLIRKSENNSVLPLLEKLDNDIGSVLNTRSKRSLLPFIGTALSQLFGVATDSNVEKESARIDKLEKWAATRGIVLNKIISSQNLNSEELTKIKVFINALNSNITKEIKIITDEQHLNTFMNNVRTVLQDHKDLVNAILLAYKGILSPTLINPRELEGIIIDFLIEGHYTPMVKDIMVYYNLITTKVVKNKILLVLPFNQKEADVLMSIHTFPMLIKENVIISNVNHINFALEEHGLTASFITDVQLRDCILLKAKEYICNLDNLYETTNAYPCVQEIIENKNQETVLCTQLSKHDFVSILVEQSVFVFSQFINSNYQLP; encoded by the coding sequence atgcggttcttcttggttatcataacactgctttatgtgtcatccgaggtggtgatccgggagggtgcactactagagaaaaagggatttgTGAAATTAATTAAGGATATtggcatagtgagtattgacattacatcagtgcttatcagtGAAATtacgttgaaagatgttcaaagggaattgaaatcattaattaggaaaagtgaaaataacagtgttttaccattgttggaaaaactagataatgacataggaagtgtgttaaatacaagatccaaacgatccctcttaccttttatagggaCAGCACTTAGTCAATTATTTGGAGTGGCtacagactctaatgtagaaaaagaaagtgcccgtatagacaaactggagaaatgggcagcaacaaggggcattgtgttaaataagattataagctctcaaaacttaaacagtgaggaattgacaaaaataaaagtattcattaatgcaTTGAACAGcaatattaccaaagagattaagataataacagatgaacaacatttaaatacctttatgaacaatgttagaactgtattacaagaccataaagatctggtaaatgccattttgttagcatataaaggaatattaagtccaacattaattaacccaagggagttagagggcataattattgattttttgatagaaggacattatacccctatggtaaaggatataatggtctattataatttgataaccaccaaggtagttaaaaataagattcttctagtattaccatttaatcaaaaagaggcagatgtactgatgtccatacatacttttcccatgttgataaaggaaaacgtaattatctcaaatgtcaaccacatcaattttgcattagaagaacatgggctaacggcgtcatttattactgatgttcagttaagagattgtatacttttgaaagctaaggagtatatttgcaaccttgacaacctttacgaaactactaatgcctatccctgtgttcaagaaataattgaaaacaaaaatcaagagacagtactgtgtacacaattatctaaacatgattttgtttccatcctagtagaacagtcagtttttgtattttcacaatTCATTAACAGCAACTATcaattgccataa